One segment of Neobacillus endophyticus DNA contains the following:
- a CDS encoding DEAD/DEAH box helicase, translating into MNITLNQKTIQEMCGTVSFKRGDYFNRTNKVTIEEYGLDRCKAIVSGDEDFHVMVEADGSGSFRTECTCPKLASFKKDCQHIAAVLLAINDLQRQEIGSSQKDLTTGLLHLFSDQPVRSSGHQLHFENRQVLDVEFNCQPIQTAGARYLIGVEMKIGTSKVSNIRLFLEQVRESRACAQFGYDPSLHCFEKETDAVIQQLIQVVRDEKIYGEMVLDNGAGHLLIIPPGSWERLLFLLQKAPLVTWKFAGQTFTELNVTEEQLPLQFDFMESEGGGFQLKVNGFEQIMVLETYHSILFAGKIKRLESLDEKRLTDLKQMLDDSGTNSIPIPLEQLAFFIEQVAPGLKKLGKVTMAEKLMKKFEKTPLVAKLYLDRVNNLLLAGLEFHYEHMIVQPLENRELPGSTMVFRDIEKEEKILQLMEEGSFTKTDGGYYLQNEELEYEFLYHIVPKLEKLVRIYATTAVRNRIFRENARPQMRVRVKVIKERTDWLEFKFEMDGIPEQQIRNVLAALEEKRKYYRLPNGSLLSLQTREFEEIQRFLQSPNVRNKDIAAGLDLPLEQCLQLLDTVEVSDTFKLEESFLQLLEHLRNPDRLEFDVPENLDPILKEYQKTGYRWMKTLAYYGFGGILADDMGLGKTIQSITYIVSALSEMRKQKLQTLVVCPSSLTYNWLNEFRKFAPEIRAIVIDGTKKERSKLLKEITDVDVFITSYTLLRKEMVWFADQSFHTVFFDEAQAFKNPLTQTASAVKKIEASHRFALTGTPVENSLEELWSIFHAVFPQLFLGLKEYSKLTRVQIARRIRPFLLRRMKEEVLSELPEKINSLESVELFPDQKKLYAAYLAKLRHDTLKHLDKDTIRKNRIKILAGLTRLRQICCHPGLFVDGYKGKSAKFEQLLQIIEESRLSGRRVLIFSQFTKMLDLIGIALTRNGLPYFYLDGQTPAEERVETCERFNHGERDLFLISLKAGGTGLNLMGADTVILYDTWWNPAVEEQAADRAHRMGQKNKVQVIKLVARGTIEEKMNELQDKKRHLVEEVIDSEERAMAALTEEDIREILMI; encoded by the coding sequence ATGAACATTACATTAAATCAGAAAACCATTCAAGAGATGTGCGGAACTGTCTCCTTCAAACGAGGAGATTATTTTAATCGGACAAATAAAGTAACAATTGAAGAATACGGTCTGGATCGCTGCAAAGCAATTGTTTCCGGAGATGAAGATTTTCATGTGATGGTTGAGGCAGATGGGAGTGGCAGCTTTCGTACAGAGTGCACTTGTCCGAAGCTTGCTTCATTTAAAAAGGATTGCCAGCATATCGCAGCAGTTTTATTGGCGATTAATGACCTTCAACGCCAAGAAATCGGCTCATCACAAAAAGATCTAACAACAGGATTGCTACATCTTTTTTCGGATCAGCCTGTCCGCTCAAGCGGTCATCAGCTTCACTTTGAAAACAGACAAGTCCTTGATGTTGAGTTTAATTGTCAACCCATTCAAACAGCAGGTGCCCGATATTTGATTGGGGTAGAAATGAAGATCGGTACTTCCAAAGTATCAAATATTCGGTTATTTCTTGAGCAAGTGAGAGAGAGTAGAGCATGTGCACAGTTCGGGTACGATCCAAGTCTTCATTGCTTTGAAAAAGAAACAGATGCGGTCATCCAGCAGCTTATTCAAGTAGTCCGGGATGAAAAAATATATGGTGAAATGGTACTCGATAATGGCGCAGGCCATCTTCTGATTATCCCGCCTGGTTCTTGGGAACGGCTGCTGTTTTTACTTCAAAAGGCACCGCTAGTAACATGGAAGTTCGCGGGACAAACCTTTACAGAGCTGAACGTAACAGAGGAGCAACTGCCATTACAGTTTGATTTTATGGAATCTGAGGGTGGCGGCTTCCAACTAAAGGTGAATGGCTTTGAACAGATCATGGTCCTCGAGACCTACCACTCTATTCTTTTTGCTGGGAAAATAAAGCGGCTTGAATCTCTGGACGAAAAAAGGCTTACGGACTTAAAACAGATGCTGGATGATTCCGGAACAAATTCGATCCCGATTCCTCTAGAACAGCTTGCTTTTTTTATCGAACAAGTGGCTCCAGGTTTGAAAAAACTTGGGAAAGTTACAATGGCAGAGAAATTAATGAAGAAATTTGAGAAAACACCTTTAGTGGCCAAGCTATACTTGGACCGGGTAAACAATCTGCTCCTAGCAGGACTCGAATTTCACTACGAACATATGATCGTTCAGCCGTTGGAAAATCGAGAACTTCCCGGAAGTACTATGGTGTTCCGTGATATAGAGAAAGAGGAGAAAATCCTTCAGCTCATGGAGGAGGGCTCGTTTACCAAGACAGATGGCGGATATTACCTGCAAAATGAAGAGCTGGAGTATGAGTTTTTGTATCATATTGTTCCTAAGCTTGAAAAGCTGGTGCGTATTTATGCTACAACGGCCGTTAGAAATCGAATTTTTAGAGAAAATGCCCGCCCGCAGATGAGGGTAAGGGTGAAGGTGATAAAAGAACGAACCGATTGGCTGGAATTCAAATTTGAAATGGACGGCATTCCTGAACAGCAAATCCGTAATGTTTTAGCGGCTTTAGAGGAAAAACGGAAATATTATCGGCTCCCGAATGGCTCGCTGCTTTCACTGCAAACAAGAGAATTTGAAGAAATTCAGCGTTTTCTTCAATCACCAAATGTCAGGAATAAAGATATTGCCGCCGGTTTGGATTTGCCGCTTGAGCAATGTCTGCAGCTGCTTGATACAGTAGAGGTTAGTGATACTTTCAAGCTTGAAGAATCGTTTCTTCAGTTGCTGGAGCATCTGCGCAATCCTGATCGTTTAGAGTTTGATGTTCCTGAAAATTTGGATCCAATTCTCAAAGAGTATCAAAAGACTGGGTATAGGTGGATGAAAACTCTTGCTTACTACGGATTCGGCGGGATTTTGGCTGATGACATGGGACTCGGCAAAACCATTCAAAGTATCACCTATATTGTTTCCGCACTATCTGAAATGCGTAAACAAAAGCTCCAGACACTTGTTGTCTGCCCATCTTCCTTGACTTATAACTGGTTAAATGAATTCAGAAAATTTGCCCCAGAGATAAGGGCCATTGTAATTGATGGAACTAAAAAAGAACGGTCCAAGCTGTTGAAGGAAATAACTGATGTGGATGTATTCATCACCTCTTACACATTATTACGCAAGGAAATGGTTTGGTTTGCAGACCAGTCTTTTCATACGGTGTTTTTTGACGAGGCACAGGCATTTAAAAATCCTTTGACGCAAACAGCCAGTGCAGTAAAGAAAATTGAGGCAAGCCACCGCTTTGCGCTAACAGGTACACCGGTCGAAAATTCATTGGAGGAGCTGTGGTCCATTTTTCATGCCGTCTTTCCGCAGCTTTTTCTTGGCTTGAAGGAATACAGTAAGCTGACGCGGGTACAAATTGCCCGGAGAATCAGACCATTCTTACTTCGCAGGATGAAAGAGGAGGTACTTTCAGAGCTGCCTGAAAAAATCAATTCGCTGGAATCGGTAGAACTTTTTCCTGACCAAAAGAAGTTGTATGCGGCTTACCTAGCTAAACTGCGGCACGACACCTTGAAGCATCTGGACAAGGATACCATACGAAAGAATCGCATCAAGATTTTGGCCGGCTTAACTCGGTTAAGACAGATTTGCTGTCATCCAGGCTTGTTTGTGGATGGTTATAAAGGGAAATCGGCTAAGTTTGAACAGCTATTGCAAATTATAGAAGAATCCAGATTGTCTGGAAGAAGAGTGCTGATTTTTTCCCAGTTTACGAAAATGCTTGATCTTATTGGTATTGCCTTAACAAGGAACGGTTTGCCGTACTTCTATCTAGATGGACAAACACCCGCTGAAGAACGGGTAGAAACCTGCGAGCGTTTTAATCACGGTGAACGGGATTTATTCCTCATTTCCCTGAAAGCTGGGGGAACAGGGTTGAATCTAATGGGGGCGGATACGGTTATTTTATATGACACATGGTGGAATCCGGCAGTAGAGGAGCAGGCGGCAGACCGCGCTCATCGAATGGGCCAAAAAAATAAAGTACAGGTCATCAAACTCGTAGCCCGGGGAACCATAGAAGAAAAAATGAATGAACTGCAAGACAAAAAGAGGCATCTTGTGGAGGAAGTCATTGATTCGGAAGAAAGAGCAATGGCAGCTCTTACAGAGGAGGATATTCGGGAGATTTTGATGATTTAA
- a CDS encoding quinone oxidoreductase family protein codes for MKAIQFKEYGKPEVLEIVDIPIPEIKPRSVLVQVKASGVNFADTARRYGQYLAKTPLPYIPGSEVAGVITEVSLEVTDFKVGDRVVALTEDGGYAEYIALHESQLIKIPEAVEFNHAAAILGQGVSAYHILKTSGQLKKGDTVVVHAAAGGVGTFAVQLAKIMGAGKVIATASSPEKLELAYSLGADFGVNYLEENWHKQILAYTEGKGADVVLEMVGGDIFRNSLKCMAVNGRLVIYGRAGGQETKFDPAILMQRNVSVIGFWLVHILKDTKIFNESVRELLESISNGKLKLVIGETFPLEEAKRAHELMESRQTKGKLIINP; via the coding sequence ATGAAAGCGATTCAATTTAAAGAGTATGGAAAGCCTGAAGTGTTAGAAATTGTAGATATTCCAATCCCTGAAATCAAGCCAAGATCTGTTTTGGTACAGGTGAAAGCCTCGGGTGTGAACTTTGCGGACACTGCTAGAAGGTATGGTCAATATTTAGCAAAAACTCCACTTCCTTATATTCCTGGGTCAGAGGTTGCAGGAGTCATTACAGAGGTTTCACTAGAAGTAACCGATTTTAAAGTAGGGGACCGGGTTGTCGCCTTAACAGAGGATGGTGGTTATGCTGAGTATATAGCCCTTCATGAGTCCCAGTTAATCAAAATTCCGGAAGCAGTAGAGTTTAACCATGCGGCAGCTATTCTAGGACAAGGGGTTTCTGCTTATCATATCTTAAAAACATCTGGCCAATTGAAAAAAGGTGACACCGTTGTCGTTCATGCGGCGGCAGGAGGAGTAGGAACATTTGCTGTTCAATTGGCAAAGATTATGGGGGCAGGGAAGGTTATCGCCACAGCAAGCAGTCCGGAAAAATTGGAACTGGCCTATTCTTTAGGGGCAGATTTTGGAGTCAATTACTTAGAGGAGAATTGGCATAAACAGATCCTAGCCTACACGGAAGGTAAAGGAGCAGATGTTGTTCTTGAAATGGTGGGGGGAGACATCTTTAGAAATAGCTTAAAGTGTATGGCTGTAAACGGGAGACTTGTCATATATGGACGGGCAGGAGGGCAGGAGACAAAGTTTGATCCAGCAATTCTAATGCAGAGAAATGTAAGTGTCATAGGTTTTTGGCTTGTTCATATTCTTAAAGATACAAAGATATTTAATGAAAGTGTAAGAGAGCTTCTGGAATCTATCAGTAATGGAAAATTAAAATTAGTGATCGGGGAAACGTTTCCTTTAGAAGAAGCAAAAAGAGCCCATGAACTTATGGAAAGCCGGCAAACGAAAGGCAAGCTTATTATAAATCCATAG
- a CDS encoding molybdopterin-dependent oxidoreductase, with protein MAEERISYRTCPLCEATCGLEIHTLDQEVVHIKGDKLDPFSRGYLCPKGYSLKELHSDPDRLRKPMVRRGQEWQEVSWEEAFEEISRRILPIIEEHGKNAVAVYLGNPSVHNLSSMLYIPILLRTLGTKSIFSASTLDQIPKQLSSEMMFGSDANLAIPDIDHTNYILMLGANPLASNGSLMTAPNMRGRLKALKERGGKLVVIDPVRTVTAKQADEHYFICPGTDALFLFAIICTLFEEELVNPGELTDVINGLEEIEIHSKEFTPEAVSGICGIPSDIIRKIARELATSPNAIVYGRMGTCTQLFGTMNSWLIDVINVLTGNLDREGGAMFPNPATRRALFKKSRAVRFNRFQSRIRELPEVLGELPASCLAEEIDTEGSGQIRALISIAGNPALSTPNSGRLQAALNKLDFMVSVDCYLNETSRHAHVILPVPSPLERSHYDITFYNLAIRNIAHYSRPVFQLPEEQLDEWQILLQLAAAAGGQKMENEELMDEMAIKELIKHEVSNPNSPIYHRDILEILAMLNDRKGPERFLDFYLRVGPYGDHFGTNPEGLHLTTLEDHQHGLDLGALKPRIHEIIQTSSGKIELAPPILIKDIERLKQRLEAKTESLLLVGRRDLRSNNSWLHNLPVLVKGEDRCRLWIHPLDAEQFSLMDGEKVFVQSRTGKIKVTIHLTDDLMPGTVSLPHGWGHNLPGTRLRTASQQAGVNVNLLTDEQIIDQISGNAVLNGVPVTIEKVI; from the coding sequence ATGGCGGAAGAAAGAATAAGTTACCGAACATGTCCATTGTGTGAAGCAACGTGTGGATTAGAAATTCATACGCTTGATCAAGAAGTTGTCCATATAAAAGGGGATAAACTGGATCCGTTCAGCCGAGGGTATTTATGTCCAAAGGGATATAGTTTAAAAGAGCTTCATTCAGATCCTGACCGGCTTCGAAAACCAATGGTTCGCCGCGGGCAGGAATGGCAAGAGGTTTCATGGGAAGAAGCGTTTGAAGAAATAAGCAGGAGAATTCTGCCTATTATCGAAGAACACGGGAAAAATGCAGTCGCTGTTTATTTGGGAAACCCTAGTGTACACAATTTAAGCAGCATGCTGTATATTCCTATTTTATTGCGGACATTGGGAACGAAGAGCATTTTCTCTGCTAGTACCCTCGATCAGATTCCTAAACAGCTTTCCTCGGAAATGATGTTTGGGAGTGATGCCAATCTTGCTATTCCTGACATTGACCATACGAACTACATTTTAATGCTGGGCGCCAACCCACTTGCATCCAACGGCAGCCTAATGACAGCCCCCAATATGAGAGGGCGTTTGAAGGCACTAAAAGAACGAGGCGGCAAATTAGTTGTGATCGATCCAGTTCGTACCGTTACCGCCAAACAAGCAGATGAACATTACTTTATTTGCCCTGGTACGGATGCCCTATTCCTTTTTGCCATTATATGTACTTTATTTGAAGAAGAATTGGTAAATCCGGGGGAACTGACGGATGTTATAAATGGGTTGGAAGAAATAGAGATCCATTCGAAAGAGTTTACTCCTGAAGCTGTGTCTGGCATATGCGGGATTCCATCAGATATCATTCGGAAAATAGCGCGTGAACTTGCAACTTCTCCTAATGCGATCGTTTATGGAAGAATGGGTACTTGTACGCAGCTTTTTGGAACGATGAACAGCTGGCTGATAGACGTCATAAATGTTCTAACAGGAAACCTTGATCGGGAAGGAGGGGCCATGTTCCCAAATCCTGCAACGAGAAGGGCACTTTTCAAGAAAAGCAGGGCGGTACGATTCAACCGGTTTCAAAGTAGAATAAGAGAATTGCCAGAGGTTTTAGGTGAACTGCCAGCCTCCTGTCTTGCAGAAGAAATAGATACGGAAGGATCAGGACAGATTAGAGCATTGATATCTATTGCTGGCAATCCAGCATTATCCACCCCAAACAGCGGCCGTTTACAAGCTGCATTAAACAAACTGGATTTCATGGTCAGTGTTGACTGTTATTTAAATGAAACTTCACGCCATGCGCATGTGATACTGCCAGTCCCATCACCTTTAGAACGCTCTCACTATGATATAACCTTCTATAACTTAGCTATTCGAAATATAGCACATTATTCGCGGCCCGTTTTTCAACTTCCTGAAGAACAATTAGATGAATGGCAGATTCTCCTTCAGCTGGCAGCAGCTGCTGGGGGTCAAAAAATGGAAAATGAGGAACTAATGGATGAAATGGCCATAAAAGAACTAATCAAACATGAAGTCAGTAATCCAAATTCCCCCATCTATCATCGAGATATCTTAGAAATTTTAGCCATGCTGAATGATAGAAAAGGCCCTGAGCGGTTTCTGGATTTTTACCTGAGGGTGGGACCTTATGGTGATCATTTTGGAACAAACCCTGAAGGACTTCATCTGACAACTCTGGAGGATCATCAGCATGGTTTAGATTTAGGTGCATTGAAGCCAAGAATTCATGAGATTATCCAGACCTCTTCAGGAAAAATTGAATTAGCGCCACCCATATTGATAAAAGATATTGAACGTCTTAAACAAAGGCTTGAAGCAAAAACAGAATCATTGCTGCTCGTTGGCAGAAGAGATTTACGGAGCAATAATTCTTGGCTGCACAATCTACCGGTTTTAGTGAAGGGTGAAGATAGGTGCAGACTTTGGATTCATCCACTTGATGCGGAACAATTTAGCCTTATGGATGGAGAAAAGGTATTCGTGCAATCCCGTACAGGAAAAATAAAAGTTACCATTCATTTGACAGATGATCTGATGCCGGGTACTGTAAGCCTCCCTCATGGCTGGGGGCATAATCTGCCCGGCACCCGTCTTCGAACGGCCAGTCAACAGGCCGGAGTAAATGTCAATCTTTTGACTGATGAACAAATAATTGATCAGATATCAGGAAACGCCGTATTGAATGGAGTGCCCGTCACGATAGAAAAGGTGATCTAG
- a CDS encoding AzlC family ABC transporter permease: MSLSNAQWDSTAAPRDEDSFLKGVKDCIPTLLGYLSIGFAAGVVGKTSGLSIFEIALLSLVLYAGSAQFIAAGMIAANSSTTAIIITIFFVNLRHILMSAALSPYFRHLTPLKNMLIGTLLTDETFGVAINKAAQRQNISEKWMHGLNITAWLNWAIANIAGAYFGNWIANPQKFGLDYALPAMFIGLLVLSMIGRRKIKLDILVAIIAVVIAVAISTMFSSSLGVIAATIIASTIGMAVEKWK; the protein is encoded by the coding sequence ATGAGTCTATCTAACGCACAATGGGATTCGACTGCAGCTCCAAGAGACGAAGATTCCTTTCTTAAAGGTGTAAAAGACTGTATTCCAACACTGCTGGGATACCTAAGTATTGGGTTTGCAGCTGGAGTTGTGGGAAAAACTTCAGGGCTTAGCATTTTTGAAATAGCTCTTTTGAGCCTGGTACTTTACGCTGGTTCAGCCCAATTTATCGCTGCAGGAATGATTGCTGCCAACAGCTCAACAACAGCTATTATTATTACTATTTTCTTTGTAAATCTCCGTCATATTTTAATGAGTGCAGCTCTGTCACCTTACTTTCGCCACCTTACACCATTGAAAAATATGCTCATCGGGACGCTGTTAACTGACGAAACATTTGGTGTAGCCATCAATAAGGCAGCTCAAAGGCAGAATATAAGTGAGAAATGGATGCATGGGCTTAATATCACGGCTTGGTTAAACTGGGCCATCGCGAATATTGCAGGTGCCTACTTTGGAAACTGGATTGCCAATCCCCAAAAGTTCGGGTTGGATTATGCTTTGCCGGCAATGTTTATTGGGCTGCTCGTCCTTTCTATGATCGGAAGGAGAAAAATCAAACTGGATATTTTAGTTGCCATCATCGCAGTGGTTATTGCAGTAGCAATTAGCACCATGTTTTCGAGCAGCCTTGGAGTGATTGCGGCAACGATTATTGCATCAACTATCGGGATGGCGGTGGAAAAATGGAAGTAA
- a CDS encoding AzlD domain-containing protein, with amino-acid sequence MEVRWSIFIIIIGMALVTFIPRVLPLMVLSRFKLPEWGTRWLSFIPISVMAALVGQEIFMHDGKIDFSFSNLEMLAAIPTFLMAVKTRSLLGTVVTGIISLMVLRYFM; translated from the coding sequence ATGGAAGTAAGATGGAGTATCTTCATTATTATTATAGGAATGGCTCTTGTCACTTTTATCCCGAGGGTACTGCCGCTAATGGTTTTAAGCCGCTTCAAACTGCCGGAATGGGGGACACGCTGGCTAAGTTTTATTCCCATTTCGGTTATGGCTGCTTTAGTAGGCCAGGAGATTTTTATGCATGATGGAAAAATAGACTTTTCTTTTAGCAACCTTGAAATGCTCGCTGCGATCCCCACCTTTCTAATGGCGGTAAAAACAAGGAGTTTATTGGGAACGGTTGTAACAGGTATTATTTCCCTTATGGTTTTGCGATACTTTATGTGA
- a CDS encoding MmcQ/YjbR family DNA-binding protein, whose protein sequence is MEKEKLQSFCMTLPGTTHDYQVDWQADCYHVGGKMFAMLGGDSEGKSIITLKCEPNRAEELRESYKSIIPGYYMNKTHWNSVYIDSNLPFDLLENLILHSYNLVFEKLTKKAQKQIIAK, encoded by the coding sequence ATGGAAAAAGAAAAACTACAATCATTTTGTATGACATTACCTGGTACAACACATGATTACCAAGTAGATTGGCAAGCAGATTGTTATCATGTTGGTGGGAAAATGTTTGCAATGTTAGGCGGGGATTCTGAAGGGAAGTCTATTATTACTTTAAAATGCGAACCCAATCGTGCCGAAGAGTTAAGAGAATCCTATAAAAGTATTATCCCTGGCTATTATATGAATAAAACACATTGGAACTCTGTTTATATTGATTCAAATCTTCCCTTTGATTTATTAGAAAATCTAATTTTGCATTCTTATAATTTAGTTTTTGAAAAATTAACTAAAAAAGCCCAAAAACAGATTATTGCAAAGTAG
- a CDS encoding DinB family protein — protein MKYYVLIKRGVKFLLELISNVLEDMDKQLHRIIKSLNHLDDEKIWKRLKVSTNSVGNLCLHLAGNEYQNFASAIGNKPFVRKRSQGEFNTEGGITRDELINLLLRTRAESTFILSNLSEVDLKREVIIRYDLNDWNRMYRVNASEDETYDVRVISRLLIQVGAHYGYHAGQIVLLSKLMIDINENITGQYH, from the coding sequence TTGAAATACTATGTGCTGATTAAAAGAGGTGTAAAGTTTTTGCTGGAACTAATAAGTAACGTGCTAGAAGACATGGATAAGCAACTCCACCGCATCATTAAGAGTTTGAATCATCTCGATGATGAAAAGATTTGGAAAAGATTGAAGGTATCCACAAACAGTGTCGGGAATCTTTGCCTACATTTAGCAGGAAACGAATATCAAAATTTCGCAAGTGCAATCGGTAATAAACCGTTTGTTAGAAAACGCTCTCAAGGGGAATTTAATACCGAAGGCGGTATTACCAGAGATGAATTGATAAATCTACTTTTGAGGACACGTGCTGAATCAACTTTTATATTATCAAACTTGTCAGAAGTTGATTTAAAAAGGGAAGTGATAATACGATATGATCTTAATGATTGGAACAGGATGTATCGAGTTAACGCCTCAGAAGATGAAACCTATGATGTAAGAGTAATTAGCCGTCTGCTTATTCAGGTCGGAGCACACTATGGTTATCACGCAGGACAAATTGTACTACTCTCAAAATTAATGATAGATATTAATGAAAACATAACTGGCCAGTACCATTGA
- a CDS encoding multicopper oxidase family protein, with the protein MKGRIFVIPLFLIILSVFLAACSNNQSVAKANNKTSNKGNSVTINLEAKETKIKYNNKLVETAMTFNGSVPGQEIRVKEGQKVTIHFKNSLKEDTTLHLHGLSDANNMDGVPDVTQKPIKPGQTFDYTFTAPNPGTYWYHSHTNEATQIMDGLYGVLIVEPKNGEKVEIDKAITINERSSMSSMDMSNIGDMSNMGSMDNMGNMSNMGNMNMGSTTKSQTSDSSEATMMSMYDTSIINGKISPSIQPIVVKKGDTVKLRFVNTGLFTENIQIPAHQFKVIAYDGENVNKPTIISNQLTQIAPGERYDVEFKANNPGNWGIRIYSQDNAKLKAVIPLTYKGYENQKVKTGGIINKFFDFSTYGKSSQKVILTPTKEYQMNLGTNDGGMTFTINSKKMPNPEIYNVKKGDVVRFTITNQTNVDHPMHLHGHHFQVLSRNGVPFIGSEVMKDSINVKPGETYVIQFVADNPGTWLFHCHELHHAESGMVSEIKYN; encoded by the coding sequence ATGAAAGGAAGGATATTCGTAATCCCATTATTTTTGATTATATTATCTGTCTTTTTAGCTGCATGTTCCAATAATCAAAGTGTAGCTAAGGCAAACAATAAAACTAGCAACAAAGGTAATTCCGTCACTATCAACTTAGAAGCTAAAGAAACGAAAATAAAGTATAACAATAAATTAGTCGAAACAGCCATGACATTTAACGGATCAGTTCCTGGTCAGGAAATCCGGGTCAAGGAAGGCCAAAAGGTCACAATCCATTTTAAAAATTCATTGAAAGAAGATACCACACTCCATCTTCATGGATTATCGGATGCTAATAACATGGATGGTGTTCCTGATGTAACCCAAAAACCAATCAAACCAGGACAAACCTTCGACTATACCTTTACAGCACCTAACCCAGGAACCTACTGGTACCACTCTCATACAAACGAAGCTACTCAAATTATGGACGGATTATATGGCGTGTTGATTGTTGAACCAAAAAACGGTGAGAAAGTAGAAATTGACAAAGCCATTACAATCAACGAACGTTCATCTATGAGCTCCATGGATATGAGCAATATAGGTGATATGAGTAATATGGGTAGTATGGACAACATGGGCAATATGAGTAATATGGGTAATATGAATATGGGAAGTACTACAAAGTCTCAAACAAGTGACTCTAGTGAGGCTACTATGATGAGTATGTATGACACTTCGATAATTAACGGAAAAATCTCACCAAGTATTCAACCAATTGTTGTTAAAAAAGGTGACACAGTTAAATTGAGATTTGTAAATACGGGCTTATTTACTGAAAACATTCAGATTCCAGCACATCAATTTAAAGTAATTGCTTATGACGGTGAAAATGTTAATAAACCAACTATTATCAGTAATCAGCTTACTCAAATTGCTCCTGGAGAGCGTTACGATGTGGAATTTAAAGCCAATAACCCTGGGAATTGGGGAATTAGGATCTACTCCCAAGACAATGCAAAATTAAAAGCTGTTATTCCTTTAACCTATAAAGGTTATGAAAATCAAAAGGTGAAAACGGGAGGAATCATAAATAAATTTTTTGATTTTTCTACTTACGGAAAAAGCAGCCAAAAGGTCATTCTAACACCAACAAAAGAATACCAAATGAATTTAGGTACAAATGATGGAGGAATGACGTTTACGATAAATAGCAAAAAAATGCCGAATCCTGAGATCTATAATGTTAAAAAAGGCGACGTTGTAAGATTTACAATTACCAATCAAACAAATGTAGATCATCCAATGCATCTTCATGGACACCATTTTCAGGTGTTATCAAGAAATGGAGTACCATTTATAGGTTCTGAAGTCATGAAAGATTCTATAAATGTTAAGCCTGGTGAAACATATGTCATACAATTCGTTGCGGATAATCCAGGTACTTGGCTATTCCATTGCCATGAACTCCATCATGCAGAAAGTGGTATGGTGAGCGAAATAAAATACAACTAA
- a CDS encoding cell division protein FtsK, which translates to MFGKSKKEDKMHDDDITPEEQAYVDSIKGQNPYGMITFLMGGLCYFVGYIYVFIPIITIIFGIFTYRTFDREREDNPWTFYIGILLAVTGIYMFIRHEAPPLPF; encoded by the coding sequence ATGTTTGGAAAATCAAAAAAGGAAGACAAAATGCACGATGATGATATTACTCCAGAAGAACAAGCATACGTGGATAGTATAAAAGGACAGAATCCTTATGGAATGATTACATTTCTTATGGGGGGATTATGCTATTTTGTTGGATACATTTATGTATTTATTCCGATTATCACAATAATATTTGGCATATTTACCTATAGAACATTTGACAGAGAAAGGGAAGATAATCCTTGGACATTTTATATCGGCATCCTGTTAGCTGTAACTGGTATATATATGTTTATTAGGCACGAAGCTCCCCCATTACCTTTTTAA